One window of the Granulicella arctica genome contains the following:
- a CDS encoding L-threonylcarbamoyladenylate synthase gives MTSPRITERLSPDQLKRAAELLRQGKLVAFPTETVYGLGANALDSQAVESIFEAKQRPHWDPLIVHISDRKMLSQVAEVPATAETLIAAFWPGPLTLLLPRSSAIPDQITANRPLVGVRMPRHPLALALIAAAGVPVAAPSANRFGHTSPTTAAHVLDDLDGRIDAILDGGPTEVGVESTVFDPSAGIIYRPGAITAAMLSELLGKPVQTYQPPPQQASPESLPSPGVGIRHYAPRATLTLVRDQEEMQERLSKLLGLQERVGVMLPFGWASPPGAVVFAWAAWKDPEGLARTVFAGLRELDSTGVAAIICPLPSASGIGAALRDRLEKASRRK, from the coding sequence GTGACATCCCCACGCATCACGGAGCGCCTTAGCCCCGATCAACTCAAGCGCGCCGCCGAACTTCTCCGCCAGGGCAAGCTCGTAGCCTTCCCCACTGAGACGGTTTACGGACTAGGCGCAAATGCCCTCGACAGCCAGGCCGTTGAGTCGATCTTCGAGGCCAAGCAGCGCCCGCATTGGGATCCGCTGATCGTCCACATCAGCGACCGTAAGATGCTCTCCCAGGTAGCTGAAGTCCCTGCCACAGCCGAAACCCTCATAGCCGCCTTCTGGCCCGGTCCGTTGACCCTGCTCCTGCCACGCTCCAGCGCAATCCCAGACCAAATAACGGCGAACCGTCCGCTCGTCGGCGTCCGCATGCCGCGTCATCCGCTCGCACTCGCCCTGATCGCAGCAGCCGGAGTTCCCGTCGCCGCGCCCAGCGCCAACCGCTTTGGCCACACCAGCCCAACAACCGCAGCCCACGTTCTCGACGATCTGGACGGTCGCATCGACGCTATCCTCGATGGTGGTCCAACGGAAGTCGGCGTCGAGTCCACCGTCTTCGATCCATCAGCCGGCATCATCTATCGTCCAGGCGCGATCACCGCCGCAATGCTCTCCGAACTCCTCGGTAAACCCGTCCAAACGTACCAGCCTCCTCCGCAGCAAGCGTCGCCCGAAAGCTTGCCATCGCCCGGAGTTGGCATCCGCCACTACGCTCCACGAGCCACGCTAACCCTCGTTCGCGATCAGGAAGAGATGCAGGAGCGACTGAGCAAGCTACTTGGCCTGCAGGAGCGGGTCGGCGTCATGCTTCCGTTCGGCTGGGCTTCGCCACCCGGCGCTGTTGTCTTCGCTTGGGCCGCATGGAAAGATCCCGAAGGCCTTGCCCGCACCGTCTTCGCCGGACTTCGCGAACTGGACAGCACAGGCGTCGCCGCCATCATCTGCCCTCTTCCCTCCGCATCAGGGATCGGCGCAGCGCTCCGCGACCGCCTCGAGAAAGCCTCCCGCCGCAAATAG
- a CDS encoding class IV adenylate cyclase, with translation MAEIELKFPVADIDALQSKLPALGFQLVTARTFESNTLYDTADRRLRDSHQILRLRQYGELWTVTHKRHPDDEDPAGADIRYKVRVETETTVADGPALAEIFKRIGYAPMFRYDKFRTEWAQNDAHLVIDETPIGIFAEVEGPIEWIDRTLVLLGIDSAVCLTDSYGRLFLGWKERTGSAALNLTWDEIQVAVPVETSKS, from the coding sequence ATGGCTGAGATAGAGCTCAAATTCCCCGTTGCCGATATAGACGCTCTCCAGTCCAAGCTGCCTGCTCTAGGCTTCCAACTGGTCACGGCGCGGACGTTTGAGAGCAACACGCTCTATGACACTGCTGACCGCAGATTACGGGACTCGCACCAGATCCTGCGGCTTCGGCAGTATGGCGAACTTTGGACCGTGACGCATAAACGACATCCGGACGACGAAGATCCTGCGGGCGCGGATATTCGCTATAAGGTTCGCGTCGAGACGGAGACGACGGTTGCTGATGGTCCTGCGCTGGCGGAGATCTTCAAGCGTATCGGTTATGCGCCGATGTTTCGGTATGACAAGTTTCGTACAGAATGGGCGCAGAACGATGCTCACCTGGTGATCGACGAGACGCCGATCGGGATCTTTGCCGAGGTCGAAGGGCCTATTGAATGGATCGATCGGACGCTTGTGTTGCTTGGGATCGATTCGGCAGTCTGTTTAACGGATAGTTACGGAAGGCTGTTTCTTGGGTGGAAGGAACGGACTGGAAGTGCGGCGTTGAATCTTACCTGGGATGAGATTCAAGTGGCTGTTCCTGTCGAGACGAGCAAGAGCTGA
- a CDS encoding DNA polymerase III subunit yields the protein MAFPATFNDFHGNSTAVEQLRTAIAAGRLPHSLILSGPAGAGKYTLALMLTMAVECERQPRDLWSNGQSLASFCGVCRNCTRIVTAVNLEEQIEAAVAAREDLRETDKKETRVLVQPHPDVLIIPPDPPQLLIKLGQVRTLIQRSHSLPSEGPRKIFILTAASFMKEAANSLLKVLEEPPDYAHLIILAENPGELLPTIRSRCATVRLGALPIEEIEMLLADGRPDVPTKQRTLIARLAQGAAGKALSFDLATYIAARTDALVLIHNASSDNDHSALFKMTETYRAGAEGQHKTAALLRALSLLLEDLLLLDSGTPELLRNTDIRPELDRLSAALTFHWIEQASKGLDQVYTGMRRNLLRNLSLDAYATQLVSG from the coding sequence ATGGCCTTCCCCGCAACATTCAACGACTTTCACGGCAACTCAACCGCCGTCGAACAGCTCCGAACTGCCATCGCCGCAGGTCGCCTTCCGCACTCCCTCATCCTCAGTGGTCCCGCAGGAGCAGGAAAATACACCCTTGCTCTCATGCTCACGATGGCCGTCGAGTGCGAACGTCAGCCTCGCGATCTCTGGTCGAACGGCCAGTCGCTCGCCAGCTTCTGCGGTGTCTGCCGCAACTGCACCCGCATCGTTACCGCCGTCAATTTAGAGGAGCAGATCGAAGCCGCGGTCGCAGCCCGCGAAGACCTCCGCGAGACCGACAAGAAGGAAACCCGCGTTCTCGTCCAGCCTCATCCAGATGTCCTCATCATTCCGCCCGATCCGCCGCAGCTCCTCATCAAACTAGGCCAGGTTCGCACGCTCATCCAGCGCTCGCACAGCCTTCCCTCCGAAGGTCCGCGCAAGATCTTCATCCTCACCGCGGCCAGCTTTATGAAGGAAGCCGCAAACTCTCTCCTCAAGGTTCTCGAGGAGCCGCCGGATTACGCGCACCTCATCATCCTCGCCGAGAATCCCGGCGAACTCCTGCCCACAATCCGCTCTCGTTGTGCCACCGTTCGTCTCGGCGCTCTGCCGATCGAGGAGATCGAAATGCTCCTCGCCGACGGTCGTCCCGACGTTCCCACGAAGCAGCGAACCCTCATCGCTCGCCTCGCGCAAGGAGCCGCAGGAAAAGCTCTCAGCTTCGATCTCGCTACGTACATCGCTGCCCGCACGGACGCGCTCGTCCTTATCCACAATGCCTCATCGGACAACGATCACTCAGCCCTCTTCAAGATGACAGAAACCTATCGCGCAGGAGCCGAAGGCCAGCACAAAACCGCCGCACTTCTCCGAGCCCTTTCCCTCCTCCTCGAAGACCTGCTTCTCCTCGACTCAGGAACGCCCGAACTCCTCCGCAACACCGACATTCGCCCCGAACTCGACCGCCTTTCAGCAGCCCTGACCTTCCACTGGATCGAGCAAGCCAGCAAAGGTCTCGACCAGGTCTACACAGGAATGCGCCGCAATCTCCTCCGCAACCTCTCACTCGACGCCTACGCAACCCAGCTAGTCAGCGGCTGA
- a CDS encoding TetR/AcrR family transcriptional regulator, producing the protein MQGETADRILQTAKALISDRGYSAFSYADIAEAVQISKASIHHHFPTKANLVVSVLRAHRENFLQGTVSLTEQIDDPLARLQAYVQHWEGCIRGGNEPFCIAALLAAELPSLPEEVGCEVQKHFLELSGWIRRTLEEGISKKTLRLRRSAEDEAQTFMAVVHGAMLSARALGSSDVFTTVTSDALERISI; encoded by the coding sequence ATGCAAGGTGAAACCGCAGATCGCATCCTCCAAACGGCCAAGGCGCTTATCTCTGACAGGGGATACTCGGCGTTCAGCTACGCGGATATTGCCGAGGCTGTCCAGATCAGCAAGGCCAGTATTCATCATCACTTTCCGACGAAGGCGAACCTGGTCGTTTCGGTCCTCAGGGCTCATCGAGAGAACTTTTTGCAAGGAACCGTGTCGCTGACCGAGCAGATCGACGATCCTTTGGCGCGGCTTCAGGCATACGTCCAGCACTGGGAAGGCTGCATTCGGGGAGGGAACGAACCATTTTGCATTGCCGCGCTGCTGGCTGCCGAGCTGCCGAGCCTTCCTGAGGAGGTCGGCTGCGAGGTCCAGAAACATTTTCTGGAGTTGAGTGGATGGATTCGCAGGACTCTTGAAGAGGGGATCAGTAAGAAGACGTTGAGACTTCGAAGGAGCGCCGAAGACGAGGCACAGACATTTATGGCAGTCGTCCATGGTGCGATGTTGTCGGCCCGGGCCCTTGGAAGCAGCGATGTATTTACGACCGTGACCAGCGATGCTTTGGAGCGAATTTCTATATAA